The genome window TCCCCGCCCAGGCCATCGGGTACATTTTGACCAGCATCGCTACTGCGCCGACTGCGCACAGCGCGTAAATATAAACCCCGATTTTCCGCTTCACCGCCTCGGGAATAAAATACATCGCCACCATGTTGACGAAAAACGGCTGAAATGCGATGTGCAGATATCCGAATAATGTCAGCATCTGATTGGGCGGCGCATCGCACAAATTGATATATACATAGGTAGCCGCCTGTAGCAGCTCCATGCAGACAAAATAGGTCAGCGGTATCCATAACTCTTTCGATTCGCCTCTCCAGGCGACATAGGCAGCAGTTCCAAAACCCGCCCCAGCCAGAACCGCCGACGCTTCACCACTCCAACACATACCCTCTCCTCCTCAGGATTGTTATTTGTGGCTATTCAATACAACCGAGGGTATCGTTCTGAAAAGAGGCCGGGGAGAGGTTGGCAAAACCGTGTTTTGTCAGAAATCCAAAACTCGAGCCTCCATGGCCTGCCCTGAGCGGAAGCCGAAGGGAACGGATAGGACGGATTTACAGCGTTTCTCGACAGCCTTACCCAGCCCGCCAATACCGGTAGCTGAATAGCTATTCTTTTTTTGTTATTAAACCAATATTTTTTCGGCGGCGATGCCCTCCATAACGGGCTCCGTGCACCCGCCGGTAAAGCTATACCACCCGCAGCAAACCGTCCGCCGGATCGTTCATCAACTCCCGCACACGCGCATGCTCCGATGCGCAGCACAACCAAACCTTGAACGACGCATGCTCAATAAATCGCGGAAATGCTTCATCGATCCAGCCGCGTTCGACCGGTACGCGCACCGGCAAACCGGATTTACCGATATCGTCGGCGAACGGCAAACGGGTGGATTTTACCAGCATTAAATGTTCGGCATGCAATTGACCCGCAAGCCATGCGGCCAGACTATCTGATGTAACTTGCCATGATACCGGCACGCCGGCCTGATTCAGCGCATCGGGATCTGGCAGCCACACTACAGCGCGATCATGAGGCGGCTGGAACCGGCCGGTTTTTTTAAATACCGGCAGCCCGGCCATATCGCCAAGCATGCGGCCATACTGCTGCATGGACAATATCGCCATATCGTGCGCGGCCTGCTCGCCAAACCCCCAGCGTTGCTGCATCACGCGCACGGTGTCCGCAAACGCGCCGCCGCCGGGTACGATAACCGCGTTGGCATGCGCCACCGCCTTCAGCCAGAACGGCAAAACCTCGGTGTTGAGCAGGCTCCCGCCCAGTTTAATAACCCACACGATCCGCCCAGGTATTTTCGGCCTGCAACTTGGTTAGCACTTCGATCATTGCCGCCGCCTTGTCGTAGCATTCCTGATACTCCTGCTCGGCATCCGAATCGGCGACGATGCCGCCCCCCGCCCAGAATCGTATCCGGTCGCTGGTATGCACCAGGGTGCGAATGGCGATATTGGTATCCATGTTGCCGTCGTGACCGATATAGCCGATCGCGCCGCAATAAACGCCCCGGCGATGAGGCTCCAGTTCCTCAATGATCTCCATCGCCCGGATCTTGGGCGCGCCGGTGATCGAGCCGCCGGGGAAACAGCCGCGCAGCAGACTCAGAGCATCCTGCTCCGGCGCAAGCCGCCCGCGTATCGTACTCACCAGATGATGTACTGTGGCATAGCTTTCGATGGCAAACAGCTCGGGTACATGCACCGAGCCGGGAATGCAGCTTTTGCCGATGTCGTTTCTGAGCAGATCGACTATCATCAGGTTTTCCGCCCGATCTTTTGCGCTTTTCAGCAATGCGTCCCTGCGCTTGTTGTCTTCCGCCATCTGGCTTGAGCGTGGACGCGTTCCCTTGATAGGGCGGGTTTCGACCTGACCGTTTTCGACGCGAATAAACCGTTCCGGCGACGAGCTCAACACGCGCGCCTGAGGATAGTTCAGAAAGGCGCTGAACGGCGCCGGGTTGATATGCCGCAAAACCTGATAAGCCGACCAGGCATTGCCTTCGCCAGTGGCGGTAAAATGCTGCGCAAGGTTGACCTGATAGCAATCGCCTTCATGAATATAGCGCTGAATCTTTGCAAACGCTTTCCGGTAATCGGCACGGGTCATGTTGCTGACAATATCTCCGGTAACATGAAAGTCGGTCTGCTTCCACGCCAACGTCTGTATCTGACTGAAGCTTTTCACCAGATGCGGCCAGCGTTTCGCCGTAGCCGCATCGCGACCTTGCCCCACCAGCCAGCTTTTGCGCTCGCGATGATCGACCACGACCGCCCAATCGTAAATGCCTACGACCATTTCCGGCACCGCCTCGCTGTCGCCTGCCGTCGACGGCAGGCGTTCCAGCCTGCGCGCCAGATCGTATCCGAAGTAACCGATGGCCCCGCCGCAGAACGGCAACCCGGAAATCGCGGGTACAATATCTCCCAACCGGTTTTTCACCAGCTGAAACGGATCGTCGGACAGCAGCGTTGTTTCGCCATGCGCCCTGACCTCGGTCAGATTGCCGCGCGTCACCAGCGTACACCACGGATCGGCTGCCAGAATGTCATATCGTCCCTGATTGCAATAAGGATAACCGCTGTCGATGAATACCGCCCAACTGCGATCGGCCCAAGGCATGAACAAGGCCGCGCTGTCGCGGAAATAAGGCAATTCGGTAATAAGAGGGAACGCTATTTTCACACTACCTGTCTCGCAAGGAAGGCGACCGCCAATGCCGGCGCGCAATCCGCTATTTGAAATTCGCCATCTCTCCTGTCCATGGCTACCAGCTCGTCGAAGTCCTTATAGGGGCGCCGCACTCGTTCCGCCACCTCCTTCACCAGAAAACGTCCGGCTCCGGCGCCTATGATCGGCATGTCCGCATCGGTCAATCCTCGCGAAAGCTGGCGCATGGCGGCGTCGGTCAGGCGCTGCAACTGTTTTTCCCTGAAATGGTACGCCAGACTCTCCCACGAAGACGGGTCGCTCATCGCCACATCCTGCCCGACCAAACGCGCGAGACGCCGGATACTGCCTTCCCGGGTTTTTTCTCCGGCATCGGCCGCCGGCACCTGATCGGTGTACTCCTGCAGCTCTCCGGTCAAACGATACACATCGGCGGTGCTGGCGAAATGTTCCGCCATCACGTTGACCCATTCCCCTTCGAAAATAACGCGTCTGGCGAAAGACATCAACGAAGTGCGCACGACGCCGGTATACACCAGCTCGTCATAACGCAAACGCTCATGATCGGTATAGCCTCTGACCCAAAGCTGCCGGTTGCCGATTAAAAACAAATCGCTGGAGGTGCTTCCGACGTCGATCAGCAGCGCTTCGGATACCAGCGCCGCGGCAAAGCGGGCGGTAGCCAGCCAGTTGGCGGAAGCAATGACGGGAAGATCCGCCGTCTGCACGACGGGCAACGGCAAAAAACCCTGCATGCCCGCGAACACGCACACGTAGTCCGGATCGCAATGAGCGGCCACCGTGCGCAGGATACTGGTCACGCCGGTATTGCGATCAGGAAACAGATCAACCATTTCGCCGCTCATGGTGAATACATGACGGCAATGCTTAACCGGCTTTATGGCCTGTATCATTTCTTCCAGCGCCTGATCCAGCTGACCCAGCCCCTGCCATAGCGGACATGCACGCTGCATGACCTCATGCACGCGATCACCCTGTAAGGCTACCGCCTTGACGTGGGCGCCGCCAATATCCCAACCAATCAAATCAATACTCACAGTAACGGCCCCTTATCCTTATTGAGATGCACTCGCCATATTTCATCGGTTCGACAAACAAACGGCGCTATTTTACCCGTTTGCAATAATTTCAATACCTGTTCAGCCGGATTAACGCCCGTAGCAGGCCTGATGCCTGCATACGAAGAAGTCAACCGCGGGTTAACCTCCAGTATCGACGGCCCGGTTGCCGTCATGATCAAATCGATACCGGCATACCCCCACAATCCCGGCATGGCGCGGGCTACGCGCTCCAGCAAATGCTGCCACGCGCCATCGCGGTCGTCATAAATGTTGACTTCACAGGCCGTTAATACGATGGGCGTCTGCGTTACGTCGATAACTTGCCGGTTCACGCTCAATAATAGAGCATCCCCATGACAAAATACCCCGGACAGACTGAGGCTTTCTCCACTTAACCAGGGTTGTACGAGAAAATCGGCAGGCAATAATAACGAATCAGGCAGTCCATCTGCAAAATACGACATGCCGTCACAGCCGGCTCCGTCGTCCGGCTTGACAATTACCGCCAGTCCGGGCGGACACACGGCTTCATGCAAGCGGCAGGTTTCCACTACCGGCAACCCATGCGTCCTCAAAACCCGGCAGGTTTCCAATTTACTGCTTGCCATGCTGACTGCGCTTGCTGAGCTGTTAAGCAAACGGCGGCAGCCGGCCTCCACGCTATGGCATAAACCGCTCAGTATCCCTGCGGTTTCCGGCGCTATCGGCCATACCGCGTCGCATTGCGCTGCATGAGACTGCCAGCAGGCGGAAAAATCGGTGCTTACGCCCACAGCAACAACCCGGATATCGCCGGCTATTCTCAGCGCGGGCAGACGGTCGTCGCGCAGTACCACCAGCTCCGTAACACCGTTTATATCCATCAGATCGCGGAGCAGGGCATGCAGCATCAGCTCCGCTTCCGCCGCCAGGCCGTCAGGCAGGGATTCCTGACGCATCCCGCCTCCGGTAACATATTCCAGTATGAGTATTTTCACTACAAGTAACAGGGTTGAATGCAATGCGTAGTTTAATTCATGGACGGCCGGGACCTCATCATTGAAAATCATACCAGTCATTGATCTGCTCGGCGGTCAGGTCGTGCACGCCGTCAAAGGACAACGCGCGCTTTACCAGCCGCTAAAAAGCACCTTGTGTTCCGGCTGCGAGCCGGTCGCAGTCGCAAACGCGCTACTCAGGCACACCCGCTCGGAAACGCTGTATATCGCCGATCTGGACGCTTTAACGGAAAACAAGCCGCAAACGCAGCTTATCCATACATTACGGACGGAGCTGCCCGGCGTCGAACTCTGGCTGGACAGCGGCTATCCACCCTCAGTGAAGGCCTGCCCCGGATTGAGACCGGTCATCGGCAGCGAATCGCTCGACAGCGATACATGGAAAAGGCTGCAGAGCAGCCCTGTCAAAAGCTGGATACTTTCGCTGGATTTTTTTAACGGCGCGCCGAAAGGCTATGCAGGCGTACAGGCGCAAGCCGAAGGCTGGCCCGACCACGTCATCGTCATGAGCCTCGACAACGTCGGCAGCTTTAATGGGCCGGACTGGCTGCAGCTGGAAAACATGCTGACACGTAAACCCCCGCATTGCAGCATCATTGCGGCGGGCGGCGTCAGACATCATGCCGATATTTCACGTCTGAGCCAAATGGGGATTTCCGCCGTTCTGGCCGCCAGCGCCTTGCATGCAGGCATCGAGCTGGCCGCATTGTAAAAAAAACAGGTTGAAAAAAATCAAGCCAGACTATTCAGTGAGTGCTTTTAAGTCATGACCGAAGCAGTCGGGTTGGGGCAAGCCAGTCGAGACACGCTACAAGTCCGTCCCGGAGCTCTATGCGCCCATCCATCGGCGCAGAGGTCTCGCCAGGCTCGGTTCACTTCCTCTCCCGCGGTTAGGTTGAATAGTTACAATCAAGCAACGAAGACCACGAAAAAAGTTTTAGCCTATCAACGCTCCGCCTACTTAGGCTTGCAGGTTTACTATTATCTACCAGCGCGTAAGATGCGATGGAAAGTAGCTGGGAGGTGGCACGATTATGACGGCGGGTCTCCACAGACCTTATCCCTACATCAAAGGCGGCCGGACAAATAGTCAGCTATATGCTGAAACTCTCTCCACAGCCGCACGTAGCCTGCGCGCGCGGATTATGAAAACGGAACGCGGCATTGATTCCTTCACGGGCGTAATCGACCTGCAAGCCGTCGAGATAGGGCAAGTGTTCCTCGTCGATGATGACTTTGACGCCGTGATATTCAAAAACCGTATCGTTTGCCGACAATACATCCGCATAATCCAGCACATAGGAATACCCGGAACACCCCGACTTGCGCACCCCCAGCCGCAGTCCCAACCCGCCGCCGCGTTTCGACAATTGTCTGGCGACCTGTTGCGCCGCCTGCTCAGTCAATGAAATTGACATGTTTCCACCCCCGACTACTTCCGAAAATCAGTTATCACCTGCTGCAGCACGTCAACAAACTGCTCCAGCTCCGCTTGCGTATTCTCTTTGCCCAAACTGACACGTACCGCTGTACGCGCCATTTCGGGATCAACGCCCATTGCCGTCAAAACCGCGCTTGGCTCGCCGCTGCTGCTGGAGCAGGCCGATCCGCTGGACAGAGCTACACCCTGCTTATCCATGGCCATCACCAGGGCGTCGCCCTCCACTCGCGCAACGCTGAACAAAACCGTATTTGGCAAACGCGGCGCCTGCCGTGCAAACACTGCTACCCCCGGAAAAGCTTCGAGCTTTTTCTCCAGAAAAACCCGGAGATCGTTTAGCCGCGAAAAATCTCCCAGTAAACCCTCCTGCGCCAGCTCAGCCGCTTTTCCAAAGCCGACTATTGCCGCTACGCTTTCCGTGCCGCCGCGCAGCCCGTTTTCCTGGCCGCCGCCATGCAATAACGGCTCAAATGAAACGGATTTTTTTGCGATTAAAGCACCGACGCCTTTAGGACCATAAAGCTTATGCGCTGAAACAGACAATAAATCGATCGGCGAACGCTTGAAATCGAAGGCCAGCTTGCCCAGCATTTGCACCGCATCGCAGTGCAGCAAACATCCGCTATCTGCGGCTATCTGTTGCAGCAAAGCCGTATCCGCCACCACGCCGGTCTCATTATTGGCGAGCATGACGGAAACAAAACGCAGGGAGTCGGGCAGCCGCGCCGGTCGGCATATTCGCCCTTCGCCATCAACCGGGAGTTCGTCGACTACCCAGCCGCGCCCTTTCAGAGAAAGCGCGGATTCGCGCACCGACGGATGTTCCGTGGCGCCGAACGCCATCGTCCCCAAGGGCAACTTCGCAGCCAAACCCTTGATCGCCAGATTATTGGACTCCGTTCCTCCGGAGGTAAAATAAACTTCGGACGGATCGGCCCCAGCCAAACGCGCAACCTGTTCTCGCGCGAGGTTTATCGCATCGCGGCTGATACGCCCCAAGCGGTAAAGTCCGGAAGCATTCCCGTAAAACCTGCCCAGATATGGCAGCATGGCATCGAGAACCCGCTTATCCAGCGGTGTCGTCGCATTGTGATCCAGATATATCATGATACTTGCAACATGTGCAGAAGGGTTGAATCAAGAACAAATAATACGCCAAACGCCTGCAACAACATGAAGTATTTTCTCCTGTCCATGAACGCGACAAGATGGCTTAACTCCATGGACAATACCATTAATTACGCTCAGCGAGGAAAAGCCGTTCGGCTACGCTCAGGAAAGCCTTGTCGAACCCTGAACGTCTTCCATCAAGTTTTTCCGCCTGTCCTTCGACAGGCCGAGGACCAACGGAAATCTCCTGCCTTAACGGCATTGGCCCATGAATGCGCTTAGTCTTATCCTAAAGGGTTCAACTCTGTTCCCAAGGCAAACCATGAAAACGCCAGCCACTGACCGTGCTGCGATGCTTCTGTGCATCCATTCCGCCTTCGAAGCCTTCGCCAACATTGGTCAAATCCTGAAATCCATCCGCCGCCAGCGCCTTGGCCGCCTCCAACGATCGCTGTCCGCTACGGCATAACAAAAAGACCGGCGTATTCGGCGATACCCCGCGCGACTTTATTTCGCGAACGAAATCGGGGTTCGGCGTCCAATCCGGCGCAATCTTCCACGGGATATTGATAGCGCCCGGAGGATGACCCACCATGGCGTACTCGATACGATCCCTGACATCGATAAACAAATGGCGAGGCGCCGCCTGCATCGCATTCCAGGCTTCCTGAGGCGCGAGCTCTTTTATGTCCGACATGAAAACTCCTTTACGTTATTTGTGACTTGATCCCTACCAACGCCGCTTCGTTACGCCACCCTAGCGACAAATCGCCGACAATACCGTCCTCGCGATAATAAAGTGGACGCAACGCTGAAAACAGCGAAATCAACTCTCCGGGCTTCAAAAGATAATCGGGATTACGAGGCCCTTCTTCAGCAAGCTTTTCCGTCGTATAGGTTTGGTAAAACAACAACCCGCCCGGCTTCAGAGCCGAAACAATCCGGGGAGCCAATGCCCTGCATAAAAAATGGCTGACGACAAGGACATCAAAGCTTTCCTGCGGCAAATCGCCGCACTCTACGTCGCATTGTCGAGTGTTGATTTCCAGACCCCGGCCGCACGCCTGTTTTTCGAGTGCATGCAGCGCAATATCGGAAATATCCCAGGCATGCGCAGCCAGCCCGCGTTCGGCCATCAACAGCGCATTTCCTCCCAAGCCGCACGCCAAATCCAGCGCCATTCCCGAGCCGGGCAGCAAATGCGTATTTTCCAGCAATACCCTGCTCGGCGCCAGAGAGCGGCTAAGGCCCCCACTATATATTGCATTCCACTTTTCCTGCAACGACACAGGCATCATCCCTCTTTCGACATTGATTCAATACAGATCACAAGTCAAGCTTCTTGTCCCTGAATTTGATGCCAAGGGCATTCAGTTTGCGATAGAGATGGGTGCGTTCCAGACCTATGGCATTTGAAAGGCGCGCCACGCTGCCGCCGAATTTATCCAGATGGT of Candidatus Methylospira mobilis contains these proteins:
- a CDS encoding amino acid kinase family protein encodes the protein MWVIKLGGSLLNTEVLPFWLKAVAHANAVIVPGGGAFADTVRVMQQRWGFGEQAAHDMAILSMQQYGRMLGDMAGLPVFKKTGRFQPPHDRAVVWLPDPDALNQAGVPVSWQVTSDSLAAWLAGQLHAEHLMLVKSTRLPFADDIGKSGLPVRVPVERGWIDEAFPRFIEHASFKVWLCCASEHARVRELMNDPADGLLRVV
- the pabB gene encoding aminodeoxychorismate synthase component I, which produces MPWADRSWAVFIDSGYPYCNQGRYDILAADPWCTLVTRGNLTEVRAHGETTLLSDDPFQLVKNRLGDIVPAISGLPFCGGAIGYFGYDLARRLERLPSTAGDSEAVPEMVVGIYDWAVVVDHRERKSWLVGQGRDAATAKRWPHLVKSFSQIQTLAWKQTDFHVTGDIVSNMTRADYRKAFAKIQRYIHEGDCYQVNLAQHFTATGEGNAWSAYQVLRHINPAPFSAFLNYPQARVLSSSPERFIRVENGQVETRPIKGTRPRSSQMAEDNKRRDALLKSAKDRAENLMIVDLLRNDIGKSCIPGSVHVPELFAIESYATVHHLVSTIRGRLAPEQDALSLLRGCFPGGSITGAPKIRAMEIIEELEPHRRGVYCGAIGYIGHDGNMDTNIAIRTLVHTSDRIRFWAGGGIVADSDAEQEYQECYDKAAAMIEVLTKLQAENTWADRVGY
- a CDS encoding hydantoinase/oxoprolinase family protein, with protein sequence MSIDLIGWDIGGAHVKAVALQGDRVHEVMQRACPLWQGLGQLDQALEEMIQAIKPVKHCRHVFTMSGEMVDLFPDRNTGVTSILRTVAAHCDPDYVCVFAGMQGFLPLPVVQTADLPVIASANWLATARFAAALVSEALLIDVGSTSSDLFLIGNRQLWVRGYTDHERLRYDELVYTGVVRTSLMSFARRVIFEGEWVNVMAEHFASTADVYRLTGELQEYTDQVPAADAGEKTREGSIRRLARLVGQDVAMSDPSSWESLAYHFREKQLQRLTDAAMRQLSRGLTDADMPIIGAGAGRFLVKEVAERVRRPYKDFDELVAMDRRDGEFQIADCAPALAVAFLARQVV
- a CDS encoding ATP-grasp domain-containing protein, translated to MKILILEYVTGGGMRQESLPDGLAAEAELMLHALLRDLMDINGVTELVVLRDDRLPALRIAGDIRVVAVGVSTDFSACWQSHAAQCDAVWPIAPETAGILSGLCHSVEAGCRRLLNSSASAVSMASSKLETCRVLRTHGLPVVETCRLHEAVCPPGLAVIVKPDDGAGCDGMSYFADGLPDSLLLPADFLVQPWLSGESLSLSGVFCHGDALLLSVNRQVIDVTQTPIVLTACEVNIYDDRDGAWQHLLERVARAMPGLWGYAGIDLIMTATGPSILEVNPRLTSSYAGIRPATGVNPAEQVLKLLQTGKIAPFVCRTDEIWRVHLNKDKGPLL
- a CDS encoding HisA/HisF-related TIM barrel protein, whose amino-acid sequence is MKIIPVIDLLGGQVVHAVKGQRALYQPLKSTLCSGCEPVAVANALLRHTRSETLYIADLDALTENKPQTQLIHTLRTELPGVELWLDSGYPPSVKACPGLRPVIGSESLDSDTWKRLQSSPVKSWILSLDFFNGAPKGYAGVQAQAEGWPDHVIVMSLDNVGSFNGPDWLQLENMLTRKPPHCSIIAAGGVRHHADISRLSQMGISAVLAASALHAGIELAAL
- a CDS encoding HesB/IscA family protein, encoding MSISLTEQAAQQVARQLSKRGGGLGLRLGVRKSGCSGYSYVLDYADVLSANDTVFEYHGVKVIIDEEHLPYLDGLQVDYAREGINAAFRFHNPRAQATCGCGESFSI
- a CDS encoding cysteine desulfurase family protein, whose translation is MIYLDHNATTPLDKRVLDAMLPYLGRFYGNASGLYRLGRISRDAINLAREQVARLAGADPSEVYFTSGGTESNNLAIKGLAAKLPLGTMAFGATEHPSVRESALSLKGRGWVVDELPVDGEGRICRPARLPDSLRFVSVMLANNETGVVADTALLQQIAADSGCLLHCDAVQMLGKLAFDFKRSPIDLLSVSAHKLYGPKGVGALIAKKSVSFEPLLHGGGQENGLRGGTESVAAIVGFGKAAELAQEGLLGDFSRLNDLRVFLEKKLEAFPGVAVFARQAPRLPNTVLFSVARVEGDALVMAMDKQGVALSSGSACSSSSGEPSAVLTAMGVDPEMARTAVRVSLGKENTQAELEQFVDVLQQVITDFRK
- a CDS encoding rhodanese-like domain-containing protein — translated: MSDIKELAPQEAWNAMQAAPRHLFIDVRDRIEYAMVGHPPGAINIPWKIAPDWTPNPDFVREIKSRGVSPNTPVFLLCRSGQRSLEAAKALAADGFQDLTNVGEGFEGGMDAQKHRSTVSGWRFHGLPWEQS
- a CDS encoding class I SAM-dependent methyltransferase; this translates as MSLQEKWNAIYSGGLSRSLAPSRVLLENTHLLPGSGMALDLACGLGGNALLMAERGLAAHAWDISDIALHALEKQACGRGLEINTRQCDVECGDLPQESFDVLVVSHFLCRALAPRIVSALKPGGLLFYQTYTTEKLAEEGPRNPDYLLKPGELISLFSALRPLYYREDGIVGDLSLGWRNEAALVGIKSQIT